The following are from one region of the Candidatus Hydrogenedentota bacterium genome:
- a CDS encoding GntR family transcriptional regulator, which translates to MAQSSRTRPPVKQDEVYAYVHSSIVDGDLAPGERLPARLVYEEQFGVSSVTVQRAFDRLMRDGFIEVKGTAGTFVSGKPPHLHRYALVFPDSQEGKSWSTWFSVLLETTAHVRRLGVLDVRTYLEANDHVKSAGLRDLLADVRASRLAGVVLIGHPQLSRDTLDRIASAVPTIVLASTPRVPQVPKLACVDLGGVTGFLRRALEYLSNKGRKRVAMTAVSMLEPERQEYFYSQAEALGMKTDFAWVHGIDPYNGNWGENIARLLFSKNQAERPDALIISDDNIVDQVCRGLLGAGVSVPADVEIVAHCNFPNKSYGVLPLARLGFDTRSALATCIELIDARNSGREWPLFTHVDALFEWEVATP; encoded by the coding sequence GTGGCTCAGAGCAGCAGAACCAGACCACCCGTAAAACAAGACGAAGTCTATGCTTACGTACATTCTTCCATTGTTGACGGCGACCTCGCTCCTGGTGAGAGACTGCCGGCGAGACTGGTCTATGAAGAGCAGTTTGGTGTAAGCAGCGTCACCGTCCAGCGCGCGTTTGATCGGCTCATGCGCGACGGATTTATCGAAGTCAAAGGCACTGCGGGTACCTTCGTTTCCGGCAAACCACCCCATCTTCACCGCTATGCGCTCGTCTTCCCGGACTCCCAGGAGGGTAAGTCCTGGAGCACATGGTTTTCAGTCTTGCTTGAAACGACCGCCCACGTGCGAAGGCTCGGAGTGTTGGACGTCCGCACGTACCTGGAGGCAAATGATCACGTCAAGTCAGCCGGACTGCGTGATCTTCTGGCGGACGTTCGCGCCTCCCGGCTGGCAGGAGTCGTGCTGATAGGTCATCCGCAATTGTCTCGAGACACCTTGGACCGAATTGCTTCCGCGGTCCCTACTATCGTCTTGGCCTCGACTCCCAGAGTCCCGCAGGTTCCCAAACTGGCTTGCGTTGACCTCGGCGGTGTTACGGGCTTCTTGCGCCGTGCGCTCGAGTACCTTTCCAATAAGGGTCGAAAACGTGTGGCCATGACGGCTGTAAGCATGCTTGAGCCGGAACGGCAAGAGTATTTCTACAGTCAGGCGGAGGCGCTGGGCATGAAGACCGACTTCGCATGGGTGCACGGTATCGACCCTTACAATGGGAATTGGGGGGAAAACATCGCCCGACTCCTCTTCAGCAAGAATCAGGCAGAACGTCCCGACGCCCTTATCATCAGCGATGACAATATTGTCGACCAGGTCTGCCGGGGGCTTCTAGGCGCGGGTGTTTCTGTGCCGGCCGATGTCGAAATCGTCGCTCACTGCAATTTCCCGAACAAATCGTATGGGGTGCTGCCCCTGGCGCGATTGGGGTTCGATACCCGATCCGCGCTCGCAACGTGTATCGAACTTATCGATGCCCGCAATAGCGGACGCGAATGGCCTCTGTTCACGCACGTGGACGCCCTCTTCGAGTGGGAAGTGGCCACTCCATAG
- a CDS encoding prepilin-type N-terminal cleavage/methylation domain-containing protein, producing the protein MKKKSGFTLIELLVVIAIIGILAAILLPALARAREAARRASCQNNLKQWGLVFKMYANEAKGEKFPDVDFWGAQIIPGESLWPVGCGPRGAAIYPEYISDWRICFCPSSPSRTGWEDWIIPVPEEPEATQCSPDDFEIVNSVFIDGDYNGSGGVCDSGSMAFFTFAISYHYQPKVVKSEWVTSLADVEYLSDVWDDEYPVTEMENWYANDVELEFPDSGTQTAYHMREGIERFMISDINNPAASAQAQSEVALMWDHCAAKSSGAIHGAATFNHIPGGSNVLFLDGHAEFSKYPAAPDSKFWMLTSLFVTNGGFSLQNP; encoded by the coding sequence ATGAAGAAAAAGTCTGGATTCACACTCATTGAATTGCTAGTTGTCATCGCCATTATAGGTATTTTGGCAGCCATACTCCTACCGGCCTTGGCACGCGCCCGTGAGGCCGCCCGCCGGGCATCCTGTCAGAACAATTTGAAGCAGTGGGGTCTCGTGTTCAAGATGTATGCAAACGAGGCCAAAGGAGAGAAGTTCCCTGACGTCGACTTCTGGGGCGCGCAGATTATTCCAGGCGAGAGCCTGTGGCCGGTCGGCTGCGGACCTCGCGGCGCCGCCATCTATCCCGAGTATATTAGCGATTGGCGGATTTGCTTCTGCCCTTCCTCGCCCAGTCGGACCGGTTGGGAAGACTGGATTATTCCTGTCCCCGAAGAACCCGAAGCGACGCAGTGCAGTCCGGATGATTTCGAAATCGTGAATTCCGTGTTCATCGACGGTGATTACAATGGCAGCGGCGGGGTATGTGACAGTGGGAGCATGGCATTCTTCACGTTTGCCATTAGCTACCATTATCAGCCAAAGGTCGTCAAGAGTGAATGGGTGACGTCACTGGCCGACGTCGAATACCTTAGCGACGTATGGGACGACGAGTATCCCGTAACGGAAATGGAGAACTGGTACGCGAATGACGTGGAACTCGAATTTCCGGACTCAGGCACTCAGACGGCATACCACATGCGTGAGGGAATTGAGCGTTTCATGATTTCCGACATCAACAATCCGGCGGCGAGCGCTCAGGCTCAGAGTGAAGTGGCGCTCATGTGGGACCATTGCGCAGCGAAGTCGAGCGGCGCCATTCATGGAGCGGCGACCTTCAACCATATACCGGGCGGTTCGAACGTGCTGTTCTTGGATGGACACGCTGAATTCTCCAAGTATCCGGCGGCCCCCGATAGCAAGTTCTGGATGCTGACCAGTCTGTTCGTTACCAACGGCGGATTCTCCCTGCAGAATCCATAG
- a CDS encoding Gfo/Idh/MocA family oxidoreductase has product MSFMMNRRAFLKAASASAALAALGTGAVDAVSQSVKRVGVIGTGWYGKSDVFRLMQVAPVEVVSICDVDANMLAEAATLIGQRQKSGKTPRTYRDYREMLKEKDLDIVIVGTPDHWHALTAIAAMEAGAHVYVQKPTAVDVRESEAMLDAARRLNRVVQVGTQRRSTPHLINAKKNVVEAGLLGKVSHVEMCCYYHMRANENPAPIPVPDFLDYEMWTGPAPMRPYDHLPHRGWWRAFMEYSNGIVGDMCVHMFDAVRWMLDLGWPKHVSSYGGIFVQKDSKATTSDTQTATFAYDDLMAVWQHRTWGTTPDAQYPWAFTLYGDKGTLKGSINSYDFIPQGDGKPIHEDCLLEEEQYPEDTKEKDIEIKAAPASRRHMLDFLAAIETGGRPVADIEQGHISSASCILANIAMKTGRTLAYDPVKREVTGDTEATALLRREYRGPWQHPAG; this is encoded by the coding sequence ATGAGCTTCATGATGAATCGCCGAGCGTTTCTTAAGGCGGCATCCGCATCGGCGGCCCTGGCGGCGTTGGGAACGGGTGCTGTCGACGCAGTAAGCCAATCCGTGAAGCGGGTTGGTGTGATTGGCACGGGTTGGTACGGCAAAAGCGACGTGTTCCGCTTGATGCAGGTAGCGCCGGTGGAAGTGGTGTCGATCTGCGACGTGGATGCGAACATGCTCGCGGAAGCGGCGACATTGATCGGCCAGCGCCAGAAATCTGGAAAGACGCCGCGCACGTATCGCGACTATCGCGAGATGCTGAAAGAGAAAGACCTCGACATTGTGATTGTCGGGACACCGGATCACTGGCATGCATTGACGGCCATTGCCGCGATGGAGGCCGGCGCGCATGTGTACGTGCAGAAACCCACGGCGGTTGACGTGCGCGAGAGCGAGGCCATGTTGGACGCCGCGCGGCGGCTCAATCGCGTGGTGCAAGTCGGCACGCAGCGTCGAAGCACACCCCATCTTATCAATGCCAAGAAAAATGTCGTGGAAGCCGGACTGCTCGGGAAGGTGTCGCACGTGGAGATGTGCTGCTATTACCACATGCGCGCCAACGAGAATCCGGCGCCGATTCCCGTGCCGGATTTCCTTGACTACGAAATGTGGACCGGTCCCGCTCCGATGCGGCCCTACGACCATCTGCCGCATCGTGGCTGGTGGCGCGCGTTCATGGAGTACAGCAACGGTATCGTTGGCGACATGTGCGTACACATGTTCGACGCGGTTCGATGGATGCTCGACCTGGGCTGGCCCAAGCACGTTTCCTCCTACGGCGGTATCTTTGTGCAGAAGGACTCGAAGGCGACCACGAGCGACACGCAAACGGCGACGTTTGCATACGACGACCTGATGGCCGTGTGGCAACATCGCACGTGGGGAACCACGCCCGACGCGCAGTACCCGTGGGCATTCACTCTCTATGGCGACAAGGGCACGCTGAAGGGAAGCATCAACAGCTACGATTTCATTCCGCAAGGCGACGGCAAGCCGATTCACGAGGATTGTCTACTGGAGGAAGAACAGTATCCCGAGGATACAAAGGAAAAGGATATCGAGATTAAGGCGGCCCCGGCGTCGCGCCGCCACATGCTCGACTTTCTCGCGGCCATTGAAACCGGCGGCCGGCCCGTGGCGGATATCGAGCAGGGGCATATTTCGTCGGCAAGCTGCATTCTCGCGAACATTGCCATGAAGACCGGCAGAACCTTGGCATACGATCCCGTGAAACGCGAAGTGACCGGCGACACGGAGGCCACGGCGCTCCTCCGCAGGGAGTATCGTGGGCCATGGCAGCATCCTGCCGGGTAA
- a CDS encoding glycoside hydrolase family 5 protein, producing the protein MWRSANAAAIALLFTASAATTQPLETLSTRGTDIVNSKGEVVPMRGINFGGWLMMETWIPSLELEMHDRLPELAKETGVLEAYESAIKKMGDFNDDTTKASKYIEGVLSAVKETADAQKYESFAQLVAKEPPLHAATDIDALLKKRFGDNGAAEIWNAFHDTWITETDFQLAKAVGFNFVRIPFWYRWFENESQPYTYNDYGFSYLDKAVKWASAQRMYILLDLHGAPGGQSPWLHTGEISRGEFFQNEEFQKRAAALWRVIAERYKDEPAVWGYDLLNEPYSAKGLDDWTHAHDLLYKSIREVDPDTIIVMEDGYKLEDLPWREKGFFPVPKTVGWTNVVYSFHFYSGADPEFTTGNKDSGHARFLKEVLRVGSREQKRCQVPIYLGEFSTMGDSANDIEGMRLFLDAFNAKGWAWSPWTWKYVNDDGIGSIWGLYQFLDPWPRTPNMHRDSKEEILSVIARTKTENFRLIEPYAAVIRECTKNTTVKP; encoded by the coding sequence ATGTGGCGCTCGGCAAATGCCGCCGCGATTGCGCTTCTCTTCACAGCAAGCGCGGCAACAACTCAACCCTTGGAGACGCTGTCCACACGCGGCACGGATATCGTCAACTCGAAGGGTGAAGTCGTTCCCATGCGCGGGATCAACTTCGGCGGCTGGTTGATGATGGAGACGTGGATTCCAAGTCTGGAATTGGAGATGCACGATCGTCTGCCCGAGTTGGCCAAGGAAACGGGCGTTTTAGAGGCATACGAGTCCGCGATTAAGAAGATGGGAGACTTCAACGACGACACGACCAAAGCCAGCAAATACATCGAGGGAGTTCTGTCGGCTGTAAAGGAAACTGCCGACGCTCAGAAATACGAATCCTTCGCGCAACTTGTTGCGAAAGAGCCGCCGCTTCACGCGGCAACGGACATCGATGCTCTGCTCAAGAAACGCTTTGGCGACAACGGCGCGGCTGAAATCTGGAATGCGTTTCACGACACGTGGATCACCGAAACCGACTTTCAGCTTGCCAAGGCCGTCGGCTTCAACTTTGTTCGTATTCCGTTTTGGTATCGCTGGTTCGAAAACGAGTCGCAGCCATACACCTACAACGACTATGGGTTTTCCTATCTTGACAAGGCGGTGAAGTGGGCCTCGGCGCAACGCATGTACATCCTGCTCGACCTTCACGGCGCGCCCGGCGGTCAGAGTCCGTGGCTTCACACCGGCGAAATCAGCCGCGGAGAGTTCTTCCAGAACGAGGAATTCCAGAAGCGGGCAGCGGCCCTGTGGCGTGTCATTGCGGAGCGCTATAAGGACGAGCCTGCGGTATGGGGATACGATCTGCTCAATGAGCCGTACAGCGCAAAAGGTCTTGATGACTGGACGCACGCGCACGACCTGCTCTACAAGTCGATCCGCGAGGTCGATCCGGACACGATCATTGTGATGGAAGACGGGTATAAGCTGGAAGACCTGCCGTGGAGAGAAAAAGGGTTCTTCCCGGTTCCGAAGACAGTAGGCTGGACGAACGTTGTATATTCGTTTCACTTCTATTCAGGTGCTGACCCTGAATTTACGACGGGCAATAAAGACTCCGGTCACGCCAGGTTTCTCAAGGAAGTACTGCGCGTCGGTTCACGCGAACAGAAGCGCTGCCAAGTGCCGATCTATCTCGGTGAATTCAGCACCATGGGTGACAGCGCAAATGACATCGAGGGTATGCGCCTCTTTCTTGACGCCTTCAATGCAAAAGGCTGGGCCTGGTCGCCGTGGACGTGGAAGTACGTAAATGACGACGGGATCGGCTCGATCTGGGGTCTGTACCAATTTCTCGATCCGTGGCCGCGCACTCCAAACATGCACCGCGATTCCAAGGAGGAAATCCTCTCCGTCATCGCCCGGACGAAAACGGAGAACTTCCGTCTCATCGAGCCCTACGCAGCGGTAATCCGCGAATGCACCAAGAACACAACGGTCAAACCGTAA
- a CDS encoding cytochrome c, whose product MRKSIRVLGMVVLAAVMSVAGGYAVSGVHAQDAAVPQPALEPAMKTGQMMEAFFEGVHESLSAEMKAEPQTPKGWKTIKSSASAFAELSNLVMIHKEYDDMKTWYEMATVMKTTALDLAKAADEKNFAQATEKYKALVESCNACHKKFEPETGPVIEL is encoded by the coding sequence ATGCGCAAGAGTATTCGCGTTCTGGGAATGGTAGTGTTGGCGGCGGTGATGAGTGTCGCCGGGGGGTATGCGGTTTCGGGCGTTCACGCACAAGATGCCGCTGTGCCGCAACCGGCCCTGGAACCCGCCATGAAGACTGGTCAGATGATGGAGGCGTTTTTCGAAGGCGTCCACGAGAGTCTTAGCGCGGAGATGAAAGCGGAACCTCAGACTCCCAAAGGCTGGAAGACGATCAAGTCCAGCGCAAGTGCCTTCGCCGAGCTTTCAAACCTTGTCATGATTCACAAAGAATACGATGACATGAAGACGTGGTACGAAATGGCGACGGTTATGAAGACCACGGCGTTGGACCTTGCTAAAGCGGCTGATGAGAAGAACTTTGCGCAGGCAACGGAGAAATACAAGGCGTTGGTCGAATCCTGCAACGCGTGCCACAAGAAGTTCGAACCCGAGACTGGTCCAGTCATCGAATTGTAG